The Gasterosteus aculeatus chromosome 18, fGasAcu3.hap1.1, whole genome shotgun sequence genome segment AACCGCGTCACCGCAAAGAGATTCATCGATTCATCTCAACGTCGtctacagtgtttttttttttttaaattattaaaaagaagACATGAAGCCTCAAGACGTCATCGCCGGGAAGACCAGCCTGTGGATCTTCGGGTACGGCTCTCTGGTGTGGAAGCCCGACTTCAAGTACAAGAGGAGCCAGGTCGGTTACATTCAAGGCTACAAGAGACGTTTCTGGCACGGAGACAACTTCCACCGCGGCAACGACGAGTTGGTGAGACGCTAAAtggatgtgttgtgttgttgttttcttactGGGCTTATTTCTTATTTACTCTTGGCTCTTGAATGCACGAGGCGTGTCCGTGACGcgtttcccttcctctctccgcAGCCCGGACGAGTGGTGACGCTGATTGAAGATGATGACGTAAGTGGGCGTGGCTGGAATTTTGCTAGAGCtgctgtttaaaaagaaattgcAGGGGAGTTTCCAGCTTTACCTGAATAATCAAACCTATAATGACTCATTCTCTTTTCCCAGGCGAGCACTTGGGGTGTGGCCTTCGAGGTGACTGGCAGTGAGGTCGAAGAGTCCCTGAAGTACCTGAACGTCCGCGAGACCGTCTGCGGAGGCTACGTCACCAAGATGGTGGATTTCTTCcccgagggggaggagcagcagccccCGGTGCAGGCCCTGGTGTACATCGCCACCACGGAGAACGCCCTCTACCTGGGGCCGGCCAGCTCGGAGGCCATCGGCGTCCAGATCGCGGTGTGCAGAGGGAAGACGGGCCACAACCTGGAGTATCTGCTGCGGCTGGCAGAGTTCATGAGGAGCAGCTGCCCGCACGTGGAAGACCACCACCTGTTCTCCATCGAGGCGGCGGC includes the following:
- the chac1 gene encoding glutathione-specific gamma-glutamylcyclotransferase 1, coding for MKPQDVIAGKTSLWIFGYGSLVWKPDFKYKRSQVGYIQGYKRRFWHGDNFHRGNDELPGRVVTLIEDDDASTWGVAFEVTGSEVEESLKYLNVRETVCGGYVTKMVDFFPEGEEQQPPVQALVYIATTENALYLGPASSEAIGVQIAVCRGKTGHNLEYLLRLAEFMRSSCPHVEDHHLFSIEAAALSVASYLIAAQ